In Pseudobdellovibrionaceae bacterium, the following proteins share a genomic window:
- a CDS encoding acyl-CoA dehydrogenase family protein, with translation MKRRLYEEEHEFFRDTFRKFIKEEIAPHYESWEKQGHVPREIYLQAGAQGFLCPTADEKYGGAGADFRYAAIVAEELYFHSFPGVFFPLHSDIVFPYLENFANEEQMAKWAPGCISGEHVLALAMTEPDAGSDLAAQRMKAELKEDKYVLNGAKTFISNGQIADLYIVSARTSSELGKPHRGISLFVVEADRPGFQRGRNLEKIGFHAQDTSELSFEDCEIPKENLLGQEGEGWRYLMENLQQERLVLAIGAAAAADSCVQMTRDYVLEREAFGKPLAAQQNTRFTLAECATQVQLAYSFLDDLIPRHMVGETLIQEVSMAKYWITDTQSSVADRCLQLFGGYGYMTEYPISRQYVDARVQRIYGGANEVMKELIARGILGK, from the coding sequence ATGAAGCGCCGCTTGTATGAAGAGGAGCACGAGTTTTTTCGCGATACCTTCCGCAAATTCATAAAAGAGGAGATTGCCCCTCATTATGAGTCTTGGGAAAAGCAGGGTCATGTCCCCCGCGAGATTTACCTGCAGGCGGGCGCCCAGGGCTTTCTGTGTCCCACGGCGGACGAAAAGTATGGCGGGGCAGGGGCTGACTTTCGGTATGCGGCAATTGTGGCCGAGGAGCTTTACTTTCATTCTTTTCCGGGGGTCTTCTTCCCGCTTCACAGCGATATTGTTTTTCCTTACTTGGAGAACTTTGCCAATGAGGAGCAAATGGCCAAGTGGGCACCTGGTTGCATCAGTGGTGAGCATGTGTTGGCCCTTGCCATGACCGAGCCGGATGCTGGTTCGGATTTGGCCGCCCAACGGATGAAGGCGGAGCTCAAAGAGGACAAGTATGTCCTCAATGGGGCCAAAACCTTTATCAGCAATGGACAGATAGCAGATCTCTATATTGTTTCCGCCCGCACCAGTTCCGAGCTGGGGAAGCCCCATCGAGGAATCAGTCTCTTTGTCGTTGAGGCCGATCGCCCGGGTTTTCAGCGCGGACGGAACCTGGAAAAAATTGGTTTTCATGCCCAAGACACTTCTGAGTTGTCCTTTGAGGACTGCGAAATTCCCAAAGAGAACCTGCTCGGCCAAGAGGGGGAGGGCTGGCGCTATTTGATGGAAAACCTTCAACAGGAGCGCCTGGTGCTGGCCATTGGCGCGGCTGCAGCGGCCGACAGCTGTGTGCAAATGACCCGCGACTATGTTTTGGAAAGAGAGGCTTTTGGTAAACCCTTGGCTGCTCAGCAAAACACCCGCTTCACCCTTGCCGAATGTGCGACTCAGGTGCAGTTGGCCTATTCTTTTCTTGATGATTTGATTCCTCGCCACATGGTTGGGGAGACATTGATTCAGGAAGTGAGCATGGCCAAATATTGGATCACTGACACCCAAAGCTCAGTGGCTGACCGCTGTCTGCAGCTGTTTGGTGGTTACGGCTACATGACTGAATACCCCATCTCCCGCCAATACGTCGATGCCCGCGTTCAGCGCATCTATGGTGGGGCCAATGAGGTGATGAAGGAGTTGATCGCGCGGGGAATACTCGGAAAATAG
- a CDS encoding enoyl-CoA hydratase/isomerase family protein, which translates to MFSLEVNNKKIAILTMELKDQPVNVWNKDSVESFKKVVSQLTSDSQIKGAIFVSPRKDFLAGADLKALVPLSDVKRNMPLVRDLNLAFRQLEKWPRPVVAAIGGSALGGGYELCLACNHRVALNNDKIRIGLPEVQLGLIPGAGGTQRLPRMIGIIKAMSLLAEGKTMVPKKALEAGLVDALADTPEQLLQMAEAFIEKNPEILQPWGDKKFKIPGGGVLTPAVYMTFTAGNAHLRKKTYGNYPAVEAVMSAVYEGLQLPIDPALKVEERYFEFCLRTPEAANTVRTLFLGINALNGGMERPKGAEPHKTQCMGVLGGGMMGAGIAYAAAMAGIKVYIKDVNMAAAEKGKAYTQKVLQKRVERGQMTEADVQKVLAFIHPVDQYELFAECEMVVEAVIEDRKIKEEVIGAVDRVLPKDAFIFSNTSTLPITSLAEYCGRPERFAGLHFFSPVDKMPLVEIIRGEKSSDEAIARCFDISRQFKKTPIIVNDGRAFYTSRVFKSYVNQGCCLLKEGVSPALIENAGRMAGMPVGPLAVADEVSLDLVYHISQATIKDTGADFAPEATSIAELLVTQLKRLGRKSGGGFYDYPKDGKKSLWPGLTEHFKPLAEQPSVEEVKTRLLLAQAVEAARVWDRGVISSATAGDVGSILGWGFAPYTGGIFSYIDAMGVSQFVAECDRLAKQYGDTFKLPDSIRSRKSFHEAPLV; encoded by the coding sequence ATGTTTAGCTTAGAAGTAAATAACAAAAAAATTGCCATTCTCACGATGGAACTCAAAGATCAACCGGTCAATGTGTGGAACAAGGACTCGGTGGAGTCCTTCAAAAAAGTAGTGTCACAACTGACCTCAGACAGCCAAATCAAGGGCGCGATTTTTGTCAGTCCGCGCAAGGACTTTCTTGCTGGGGCTGACTTAAAGGCCCTGGTTCCATTGTCAGACGTAAAGAGGAACATGCCTTTAGTGAGAGATCTCAACCTCGCCTTTCGCCAGTTGGAGAAGTGGCCCCGACCCGTGGTGGCGGCGATTGGGGGTTCGGCCCTAGGTGGTGGCTATGAGCTGTGTCTGGCCTGTAATCATCGCGTGGCCCTCAATAACGACAAAATTCGGATTGGTCTTCCAGAGGTACAATTGGGATTGATTCCTGGAGCCGGGGGCACCCAGCGTCTGCCGCGCATGATTGGCATCATCAAAGCCATGTCCCTTTTGGCAGAAGGTAAAACAATGGTTCCCAAAAAGGCTCTCGAAGCTGGTTTGGTGGATGCATTGGCCGATACCCCAGAACAGCTTCTGCAAATGGCCGAAGCCTTTATTGAAAAGAATCCGGAGATCCTTCAGCCCTGGGGGGATAAGAAGTTTAAGATTCCCGGTGGGGGAGTCCTAACTCCTGCCGTGTACATGACTTTCACTGCCGGCAACGCTCACTTGCGGAAGAAAACCTACGGCAATTACCCAGCCGTGGAAGCGGTGATGAGCGCCGTTTATGAGGGCCTCCAGCTACCGATTGATCCTGCTCTCAAAGTTGAGGAGCGATACTTTGAATTCTGTCTGCGCACTCCGGAAGCCGCCAATACAGTGCGCACCTTGTTTTTGGGAATCAACGCTCTCAATGGTGGAATGGAAAGACCAAAGGGCGCCGAGCCCCACAAGACCCAATGCATGGGCGTGCTTGGCGGTGGCATGATGGGGGCGGGAATTGCCTATGCGGCAGCCATGGCCGGTATCAAAGTTTACATTAAGGACGTCAATATGGCGGCCGCTGAAAAGGGCAAAGCCTATACCCAAAAAGTTTTGCAGAAACGTGTTGAGCGCGGACAGATGACCGAGGCCGACGTGCAAAAGGTATTGGCATTTATCCATCCGGTCGATCAGTACGAGCTATTTGCCGAATGTGAAATGGTGGTAGAAGCCGTCATCGAGGATCGCAAGATCAAAGAAGAAGTGATAGGTGCTGTTGATCGGGTGTTACCTAAAGACGCTTTTATTTTTTCCAACACCTCAACCTTACCCATCACCAGTCTGGCAGAGTACTGTGGTCGTCCCGAGAGGTTCGCAGGGCTTCACTTTTTCTCTCCCGTGGATAAAATGCCCTTGGTGGAAATCATCCGTGGGGAGAAGTCCTCAGATGAAGCCATTGCTCGGTGTTTTGATATTTCCCGCCAGTTTAAAAAGACGCCGATCATTGTTAATGATGGCCGAGCCTTTTACACCAGCCGGGTGTTTAAGAGTTATGTGAATCAAGGCTGCTGTTTGCTCAAAGAGGGGGTTTCTCCCGCATTGATTGAAAATGCCGGCAGGATGGCCGGGATGCCGGTGGGCCCGCTGGCGGTGGCGGACGAGGTGAGCCTGGATTTGGTCTATCATATCTCACAGGCTACGATTAAAGACACAGGGGCAGACTTTGCGCCCGAGGCCACGTCTATTGCCGAGCTATTAGTGACTCAGCTGAAAAGATTGGGTCGCAAGTCGGGAGGTGGATTTTATGATTATCCAAAGGATGGCAAAAAGTCACTGTGGCCAGGTTTGACGGAGCACTTTAAGCCCTTGGCGGAGCAGCCTTCGGTGGAAGAGGTCAAGACCCGCTTGTTGTTAGCCCAAGCCGTGGAAGCAGCACGGGTGTGGGACAGGGGCGTGATCAGTTCGGCCACGGCAGGAGATGTGGGATCCATTTTAGGATGGGGGTTCGCTCCCTATACCGGGGGGATTTTCAGTTACATCGATGCCATGGGGGTCAGCCAGTTTGTTGCCGAGTGTGACCGCCTGGCCAAACAGTATGGCGATACCTTTAAGCTGCCTGATTCCATTCGCAGCAGAAAGAGTTTTCATGAAGCGCCGCTTGTATGA
- a CDS encoding acetyl-CoA C-acetyltransferase, which yields MSEFACIFDGVRTPRGRGRAGGSLSTVRPVELSAWTLKTLLKRNNLSGEEIEDVILGCVTAIGDQGANVAKSAAMDAGLPETVCGVTVNRFCGSGLEAVNQAAARVMAGFEKLIVAGGVESMSHVAIGSDGGAWAADPHLAVKTHFVPQGISADLIATLQGFTRDDVDQFALTSQKRAVRAQEEKRFAKSMVPFEDLNGNVVLDYDEHMRADTTLEGLGQLKPAFAQMGEEGAFDYVAIQKYPQVEMIDHVHTAGNSSGIVDGAAAVLIGDREYGEKLGLKPRALIKAFAITAADPTIMLTGPVPVTRKVLDRAGLKISDIDLFEVNEAFASVVMNFMKELDVPHDKVNVNGGAIALGHPLGASGAIILETLLDELERTGGKRGLATLCIGGGMGIATIIERI from the coding sequence ATGAGTGAATTTGCCTGTATTTTTGACGGTGTCCGAACCCCACGGGGCAGAGGCAGGGCGGGGGGCTCCCTCAGCACGGTTCGCCCGGTGGAGCTGTCTGCGTGGACTCTTAAGACTTTATTAAAACGCAACAATTTATCTGGGGAAGAGATCGAAGACGTGATCTTGGGTTGTGTGACCGCCATTGGTGACCAGGGTGCGAATGTGGCCAAGTCGGCCGCCATGGACGCAGGCCTTCCCGAAACGGTTTGTGGGGTGACGGTCAATCGCTTCTGTGGATCTGGCTTGGAGGCTGTCAACCAAGCCGCCGCCCGGGTGATGGCTGGCTTTGAAAAGCTCATTGTTGCCGGGGGGGTGGAGTCCATGTCTCATGTGGCGATTGGTTCCGACGGCGGAGCCTGGGCAGCTGACCCTCATTTAGCTGTCAAAACTCACTTTGTTCCCCAAGGGATTTCGGCTGATCTCATCGCCACCCTTCAGGGCTTCACCCGAGATGACGTTGACCAGTTTGCACTGACTTCGCAAAAACGGGCCGTGCGGGCCCAAGAGGAAAAGCGATTCGCCAAGTCCATGGTTCCTTTTGAAGATCTCAATGGCAACGTAGTTCTGGATTACGATGAGCACATGAGAGCCGACACCACACTTGAAGGCTTGGGCCAACTCAAACCTGCTTTTGCCCAGATGGGTGAGGAAGGTGCCTTCGATTATGTCGCCATCCAAAAGTACCCTCAGGTGGAAATGATTGATCACGTGCACACGGCCGGAAACTCCAGCGGTATCGTTGATGGAGCAGCTGCCGTCTTAATCGGTGACCGGGAATATGGAGAGAAGCTAGGACTTAAACCTCGCGCCCTGATCAAGGCTTTTGCTATCACGGCTGCTGATCCCACAATTATGCTGACAGGCCCGGTTCCGGTAACCAGAAAGGTTTTGGATCGAGCAGGGCTTAAAATATCGGACATTGATTTGTTTGAAGTGAACGAGGCCTTTGCTTCAGTTGTGATGAATTTTATGAAAGAGCTGGATGTTCCCCACGACAAAGTCAACGTCAATGGCGGAGCGATTGCCCTTGGTCACCCACTTGGGGCGAGCGGAGCTATTATCCTGGAGACTCTTTTGGATGAATTGGAGCGCACCGGAGGCAAGAGAGGCCTGGCCACTCTTTGTATCGGCGGCGGTATGGGAATTGCCACTATCATTGAGCGAATTTAA
- a CDS encoding PAS domain S-box protein: METSASKDIDYRLMVETTQEGIWTIDANGVTTYVNPAMARILQYKPVEMIGRHLFDFTDDRGQEICACNMKRREQGIVEQHDFEFIRKDGSRIIATLETAPLQDEKGNYMGAIAGVIDVTERRLAEANLERLSRRLELKLAEQSRELDNSQRQFEAIFQGAGDLIFFSDIHGNVMVANSAVETILGYSPEEFTQLHVLDIVVGLNPAEMTEILQQLSQSGQVSREDLHRHRDGSLVPVEVKLTSVVLDGKSGIVVIARDLREKKKMEQSLFVSQKREAIGRLAGGIAHEYNNRLATILLAGRMALHHLASDHPAREYLERIMTSAQNSAILTKQLLAFGCQQILHPKILDINSIVKQTERLLSPLLPEDIDLSLDMPSQLPTISFDPALFEQIIINLVINARDALTTGGGVIIRTGQSRLQAKDLGAFPAKTGHFVWVEVEDNGEGMDPETAERAFEPFFTTKDVGQGTGLGLSMVQGTVQQANGYVELESYEHQGTRVRVYFPARDDAVTELPVMPQSPQSRVLGQGHVLLVEDEEDLRSLCQTILEHAGYQVTVAHSYKQAEEVCLHDPRRIDLLLTDVVMPGRSGPELYRHVSPMRESMKVLFISGYDKDILSREGLNLDDCFLSKPFNSDQLIQAVDRLIGKVNRAPENKPDYVPQSLT; encoded by the coding sequence GTGGAAACTTCAGCTTCAAAGGACATTGATTACCGCCTGATGGTGGAGACCACCCAGGAAGGGATTTGGACTATTGATGCCAATGGTGTCACCACCTACGTCAATCCCGCCATGGCCAGGATTCTTCAGTACAAGCCAGTAGAAATGATTGGCCGCCACTTGTTTGATTTCACCGATGACCGTGGCCAAGAGATTTGTGCCTGCAACATGAAACGCCGCGAACAAGGCATCGTTGAACAACACGACTTTGAGTTTATTCGCAAAGACGGCAGTCGCATTATCGCCACCCTGGAAACCGCTCCCCTCCAGGATGAGAAGGGCAACTACATGGGAGCCATTGCCGGAGTGATCGATGTCACAGAACGGCGTCTGGCCGAAGCCAATCTTGAGCGACTCTCCCGTCGATTGGAATTGAAGCTGGCCGAGCAAAGTCGTGAGCTGGATAATTCCCAGCGGCAGTTTGAGGCGATTTTTCAAGGGGCGGGAGACCTGATCTTCTTTTCCGACATCCACGGCAATGTGATGGTCGCCAATTCGGCGGTGGAAACCATTTTGGGTTATAGCCCTGAGGAGTTTACCCAACTCCATGTGTTGGATATTGTCGTGGGACTCAATCCTGCTGAGATGACTGAAATCCTCCAGCAACTGAGTCAATCAGGGCAGGTGTCCCGCGAGGATCTCCACCGCCATCGGGACGGTAGCCTCGTTCCCGTCGAGGTCAAGCTCACCAGTGTGGTTCTCGATGGTAAGTCCGGGATCGTTGTCATTGCCCGGGACCTGCGGGAAAAGAAAAAGATGGAACAGAGTCTTTTTGTTTCACAAAAGCGTGAAGCCATTGGCCGCCTAGCTGGAGGCATTGCCCACGAGTACAACAATCGCCTGGCCACCATTTTGTTGGCCGGGAGAATGGCCCTTCACCACTTGGCCTCCGACCATCCTGCCAGGGAGTATTTGGAGCGAATTATGACTTCGGCGCAGAATTCGGCCATTCTCACCAAACAACTTCTCGCTTTTGGTTGCCAGCAGATTCTCCATCCGAAAATTTTGGACATTAACTCTATCGTCAAACAAACTGAACGACTGTTGAGCCCTCTTTTGCCTGAGGATATTGACCTCTCTTTGGATATGCCGAGCCAGCTGCCGACCATTTCCTTTGATCCGGCTCTGTTTGAACAAATCATTATAAATTTAGTGATCAACGCCCGGGATGCCCTGACAACAGGAGGAGGCGTCATCATTCGTACTGGCCAGTCTCGTTTGCAAGCGAAAGATCTGGGGGCCTTCCCAGCTAAGACCGGCCATTTTGTTTGGGTTGAAGTGGAAGACAACGGGGAAGGCATGGACCCGGAAACCGCCGAAAGGGCCTTCGAACCCTTTTTTACCACCAAAGATGTCGGTCAAGGCACCGGCCTGGGGCTCTCCATGGTCCAAGGCACAGTTCAACAGGCCAATGGCTATGTTGAATTGGAATCTTATGAGCACCAGGGAACCCGCGTCCGCGTGTACTTTCCAGCCAGAGACGATGCGGTCACAGAACTCCCGGTTATGCCTCAGTCCCCTCAATCCCGGGTCTTGGGGCAAGGCCATGTTCTGCTGGTCGAAGACGAAGAGGACCTGAGAAGCCTTTGCCAAACCATTTTGGAACACGCAGGTTATCAAGTCACTGTCGCTCACTCTTACAAACAAGCTGAAGAAGTGTGTCTCCATGACCCCCGCCGCATCGATTTGCTCCTCACTGACGTGGTCATGCCTGGCCGATCGGGTCCAGAACTTTACCGTCATGTATCCCCGATGAGAGAGAGCATGAAAGTTCTCTTTATTTCTGGCTACGACAAAGATATTCTTTCTCGAGAGGGCTTAAATCTGGACGACTGCTTTTTGAGTAAGCCCTTTAATTCGGATCAGCTGATTCAGGCCGTAGACAGGTTGATTGGAAAAGTGAATCGAGCTCCCGAAAATAAGCCAGATTATGTCCCCCAGTCCCTAACCTGA
- a CDS encoding CoA transferase, which yields MKSKNLQDLHLITLANNLPGPLALQSLMPLGIKVTKVEPPWGDPLNTHCSQWYREITSGQAILQLNLKEQGDKRRLEVLLEDADLLLSSFRPSALVSLGLDWTSLHGKYPHLSLVEIVGFSEDPEFPSHDLNYMARAGLLSPPTLPLSTFADILGSAQVATTILACLWQSGEAGTGLHRQVSLGDAAKTFARPLVEGPTQKSGPLGGAHPGYGIYATQDGWIALAALEPEFIETLKTEFNLKKLSQSALAENFASRASQDWEAWAQAKDIPLAAIPS from the coding sequence ATGAAGAGCAAAAATCTACAAGACCTGCATTTGATCACTCTCGCCAACAACTTGCCCGGCCCTTTAGCACTGCAAAGTCTCATGCCTTTGGGAATCAAAGTCACCAAGGTAGAGCCACCTTGGGGTGATCCGCTCAACACCCACTGTTCCCAATGGTACAGGGAAATCACCTCGGGCCAGGCCATCTTGCAGCTCAATTTAAAGGAGCAAGGCGATAAGAGACGACTTGAGGTTTTGTTAGAAGATGCAGATCTGTTGTTGAGTTCCTTTCGTCCTTCAGCTCTTGTCAGCTTGGGACTCGACTGGACTTCACTTCATGGTAAATACCCACACCTGAGTTTGGTGGAAATTGTCGGTTTTTCCGAAGACCCGGAATTCCCTAGTCACGATCTCAACTATATGGCCCGGGCGGGACTTCTTAGTCCGCCGACACTTCCTCTTTCAACTTTCGCCGACATTCTGGGCTCTGCCCAAGTCGCAACGACCATTCTTGCCTGCCTTTGGCAAAGTGGAGAGGCCGGAACTGGCCTGCATCGACAGGTGAGCCTAGGAGATGCCGCAAAAACATTTGCCCGCCCTTTAGTAGAAGGCCCAACCCAAAAGAGTGGACCACTGGGAGGGGCACATCCGGGGTATGGGATCTACGCCACCCAGGATGGGTGGATTGCCTTGGCCGCCCTCGAACCAGAATTTATTGAGACCCTCAAGACTGAGTTCAATCTAAAAAAGCTCTCGCAGAGCGCGTTGGCGGAAAATTTCGCCAGCAGAGCCAGCCAAGACTGGGAGGCCTGGGCTCAGGCGAAAGACATTCCTCTGGCGGCGATTCCCTCTTAG